The genome window TTTTACCCTTTGATCTGTTTCAAGATTTGGACAGTCTGCTGCAGCTGTAGGAAGCGattatttaagttttactTTCTTAACTTTAATTTCTCTCATTTTTAGTCGAATTCAGAATAATCATTTGGAGGACATTGATGCACGTACTTTCTGGAAGCTGCGCAATCTCAATTTGCTTGATCTGGGCAAGAATGCTATAGCTCTGCTGCCCGAATCGGTTTTCTATCATGCCCAGCGTTTGACTGTCATCAATTTGTGCGATAATCAAATTGCCACCTTTCCACCGAATCTGCTCAGGGATCAGATGATGCTCGAGGAACTTGACATGTCGCGGAACAAGATCGAGGAACTCATCTCAGGCAGCATGCGATATCAGACAAAGCTGAAGTCCTTGGACTTTGGTTGGAATCAAATAGGTAAGTGAACTGACTAAGCATGACAGTATATAACATtaatgcaatgaaaataaaagactTTTAAAAACTCAAATCCCAAAATAACCTTCAGGATGAGTTggaaatttatgaattttttaaatttgtcttTTATTACATAGAActaaaattctttttaattattttcgcttgatatttaaattatattttttggaaaatattatttttaattgaaacagttcttattatataattgtttttaaaacgTTCCtacaacatatttttttaaactttcttTCTCAGCCAAGATCGAGGATGACTTCTTCGAGGGATTGAAGAGTCTTCAGGTGCTTATGCTGCACAACAATCGCATCACTTCAATATCAGGCACCATATTCAACAACTTGGCTAATTTAGTCACGCTAGATCTCACTATGAATCGCATAAGTCATGTAAGCGACTGCAGTGGAAAATTCCTTCACGGgtaaaacaagttttcctCTATGCAGATTCATGGTCAGGCGTTTGTTGAGCTCAAGAACCTCAATGAATTGTTTCTCGGCCAGAACTCAATGTCGAGCATTCCGTCTGATCTGTTCCTGCATGTGAGCGCACTCACCCGCTTGACCTTCTTCTCGAACAACCTGACCACACTGGAGGCCAACGACTTTCAGGGACTGACTAACCTTAAAATCCTTatgctcaacaacaacatactGAAGCACTTTGACTCGAGGGCATTTGCACCGCTCACCCAACTGGAGAAACTGTGAGTGCAACCGATTACCAATAAACCATCGAATGACCTAACTCTCCTCTAGTCGCATTGACTCCAACAAGCTGATGTATCTGCCACACGGGGCACTCCATGGCCTGGACAAGTTGGTGGCCGTGAAGCTGGACAAGAATCCCTGGCATTGTGATTGCCGAGCATTGTATTTGGCGCGCTGGATTCGCGAATTCGTGGTGAAGCTGTGGGACGGTCAGCAGCCGATGTGTCGAGGACCCGGTGACCTTGGTGGCCATGAGGTCGGACTGTTGCGGTACGATGATCTGTGTGACGGACAGTGGGCGAgcatgttgtcgttgtcgccgCGGTTACCGGTGCGCAAACATCGCATATCCACACCGATGAACTATACCgactatttcaatttgtacTTGAAGCATATCTATAACGCCACCACCGATGAGGAGCTTAAGGAGGCCGAAATCACCAGTGTGGCCATTAAGAAGGTACACGTCGATTAAAGTAAGACCAAAAACTCCCCCTCAGGTTAGagtcataaataatttactgTTGGAAAGTCGCTATTTAAAAATTGCCAATGTGCATAATTGTTGtctatctctatctcgctCGCTCGCGCGCACGCTAGCTGTGCGGCcattttgtattaatattgTCGCCGAATGAACAAATAGCTCTTCAAAGGAAACTGGCGCCCTCTATCGTCCCTCCCCAGTCCGCTGTTTGGCAATGCACACAAATTACGGACATGTCTCGCGTGCTTCGGTTTTTAGCCATGTGTCTGCGCGTCTAGGACACCAGCTTTTTACCTAACCAATTTATTGCTTCCGTCGCTAGGTACGCTTCCCCTTCTCCCATATTTCCTGCCACCGCCCCCCTTGCTTCTCATTGTGTCAGTGCACTGCTTGCTAGTTTTTGCCGTTGTCCTTGCAATTTCCATGTGTTGACATTGCCCACATTcacttcgctctctctctctcttccccttTCCACTTCACTCCGTTCctctcccactcccactcacATTCACTTCACTTTCGGTCGGTGCCGGCTGCTGTCTTTCCTGTTTCTCGTTTCGCCTGTCGCCGCGATAGTCGCCGACTCTCCGACTCTTCGACTACCGTCTATCGCCTATCCCTTCCTGTGTGAAACGGGCAGGAAAAGCGATGGGTTGAGATGAAGCGAAAAGAAAGGGAACTACAAcagcatatagtatatagtggGAGCTCGCATGCAGacaacaaatgcattttatacaaaatttgcaaggcaaatattaaaaaaattgaatgccGCCATTGTTGTTTGTGTCACTGTCTCTGCTGTCTGGGGCTTCTTGGATCGCCCAAGggggctgtgtgtgtgtgtgtgtgtgtggaacaGTGCTGATTGCCTTTAAGTGTCTCCCCCAATAAACTGTCAACCCTTTTTGCCTCAGCCGATTTTAAGCACCCTACACGCCGCTCCTTGAACTGCTCACTCCACgcttgcaaaaaaatatacaatatgtaatcatattctctttttttttttatacgcTACGCACGCGTTTGGATTTTTTTTAGGGTGGCGGGGTGTGAGGGGTGTGAAAGTCTGCTATCAGCCGCatctgtctctgcctcttcAGCGTTGTTGTCTTCGTCTCGTCCTCTTCAATTTTGCATTAGCTTAAAGCGGAAGTAAAAGGATTTGAATTGCCGCCTGCCTATCGTgagctgctgtgtgtgtgtgtgtgcttgtgtcgGCATTCCACACAATCCTCGAGGCTAACAAAACACTGACTGCCCCCCCTCCCCATCATACAGCCTAATGTATGTAAATTCCCTAAAGTTGCAAATCCGCTTGCTTCGGCAGCTAAGTAAACATTTTGAGCGTCATTTAAGCAAAGCCTACGCTGCCATGCAAAAGCTTtcaacgctgctgctgctgctgtggtgaAAAGCTGCGCTGCACTTGCTTAGTCGGGTTGCGAACCCAGCTTCATTAACTGACCGCTGCAAGGCAAAATGGCGCCAGTTTGAGTGGCTTGGCAGTTTTCACTCATCGCTTGAGTTGCACTCGTTCACTTTCAACTCATTTGCTCTTGAGCTTTTTTTAAGGGAAACTCATTTCTGCTCAAGCGCGCGCTTTAGTCAGCAAATGCGCTCTGCATTTGACGCTCGGCTGCCGAAGCTCTTGACACACTGAACTCGGCAAACATTTGGAGGACACGTCGTGCTTGGAGTTTGTTGTCGTGTAAGCGTcggttttttattatttggtgAGTAAAGTttgatttgttgctgttgtcgaaTGTTGGTCAAAATTCGtgatttatttgaaaatttgaaataatttggtttttattgtgtgcaacagcagcgaagCGGTTGccaaaattaatgtaaatttcatGCAGCTCTCTCTCGAAGGAGCAGCTGTGCTCGCTCCTGTCTGCTGactccgttttttttttgtacgtTTTTTTTGGCCGTGTGCCTGACCTAAGGCAACAACTCGACACGACTCGTGAGCCGGCCACACAAAATTTGACTAAGGCAAATTCACTTAGATGTCGTCGCCTGGCGTTgccctttttttcttttttttttttgccacaaAACTTTTTGCCACTCGCTGcacgtacacacatacatgtatatatatgtgtgtgtgtgggtgtttgaCTGCCACAACGCATAAAAATGCGAGTGTTTGCCGCGTGTCCCTTTCCCTGCAGTTCTGCGGCTATGTGGCAATGTGTCCATTCGCAACTCTCAACTCCCGAAACTGCCAAGAGGCAAACTCTAAAGGCCAGGCTTAGGCCAATCgaggagtgtgtgtgtggagtggGGAGCGTGTgtctggctgactggctggcaaacgtggcgtatacttaattcgGTTTATGCTTGAACGTGTCGCACATTATTCTTATGAGGCAGCAGCCTCGACTACGATGTGTGAAATATGctgaatgtgtgtgcacaGTAATTCTGATtagaccac of Drosophila nasuta strain 15112-1781.00 chromosome 3, ASM2355853v1, whole genome shotgun sequence contains these proteins:
- the LOC132788288 gene encoding leucine-rich repeat-containing protein 15, producing the protein MDKATAVWLLLITGICFGVQAQQTKDAQQTLDEFRQRYLMPLLSSGTRNCTLTACESLRIISQLLLLIKALPNGTTTEQPKPRKPSSNGETKTGDMSSMFNLAEFDKRVRQIESRLRSVEQPIWHLASGSELEWNHCTSGVCRCNPDTKSFACWNTNLKAVPVTQVIPMNMVSIDLSRNSLSTLHKDTFRGLTLLKQLDISNNVLDFLPFDLFQDLDSLLQLRIQNNHLEDIDARTFWKLRNLNLLDLGKNAIALLPESVFYHAQRLTVINLCDNQIATFPPNLLRDQMMLEELDMSRNKIEELISGSMRYQTKLKSLDFGWNQIAKIEDDFFEGLKSLQVLMLHNNRITSISGTIFNNLANLVTLDLTMNRISHIHGQAFVELKNLNELFLGQNSMSSIPSDLFLHVSALTRLTFFSNNLTTLEANDFQGLTNLKILMLNNNILKHFDSRAFAPLTQLEKLRIDSNKLMYLPHGALHGLDKLVAVKLDKNPWHCDCRALYLARWIREFVVKLWDGQQPMCRGPGDLGGHEVGLLRYDDLCDGQWASMLSLSPRLPHIYNATTDEELKEAEITSVAIKKVHVD